The Flavobacterium piscisymbiosum genome includes a region encoding these proteins:
- a CDS encoding glycosyltransferase translates to MKRKILFLGESYRADAITWMNGLKEFGDFEICTWELQTPNNSKLNRFKRILEYVFSPLSIRKTIRREKPDMIIAERTTSYGFLAAISGMHPIAIAQQGRTDLWPEGSVLLPLKKIIQKHAFKKADLIHAWGPVMTISMKAIGVDMNKVLVIPKGIDLSLFSPSTNHSNKIEAIVTRSLQQEYRHDSILKAFAILHQKEINFSLTIVGDGTRLQFLKDLAKELQIESKVIFTGRIPNTKLPKLLQQSNIYISMPITEGVSASLFEAMACNCYPVVSDIPGNQSWIKHRENGQLIEIDNIEMLAEELIWSFENTESRNNAIIQNRKFVEENANYDTNMKVIADKYHELLDSRK, encoded by the coding sequence ACATGGATGAATGGTTTGAAAGAATTTGGCGATTTTGAAATTTGTACCTGGGAACTTCAAACACCCAACAATTCAAAACTCAACCGATTCAAGCGTATTTTAGAATATGTCTTTTCTCCTCTTTCTATTCGAAAAACAATCCGTCGAGAAAAACCGGATATGATTATTGCAGAAAGAACAACCAGTTACGGTTTTCTGGCTGCGATTTCAGGAATGCATCCTATCGCAATTGCACAACAAGGCCGAACAGATTTATGGCCGGAAGGTTCGGTTTTATTACCCTTAAAAAAAATCATTCAGAAACACGCTTTCAAAAAAGCCGATTTAATTCATGCCTGGGGTCCGGTGATGACCATTTCGATGAAAGCAATTGGCGTTGATATGAATAAAGTTTTAGTGATCCCAAAAGGAATTGATTTATCACTTTTTTCTCCTTCAACAAACCATTCAAACAAAATTGAAGCAATTGTAACGCGATCTTTACAACAGGAATATCGCCATGATTCTATTCTAAAAGCATTTGCAATTTTACATCAAAAAGAAATTAATTTTTCGTTGACAATTGTTGGCGACGGAACACGATTACAGTTTCTAAAAGACTTGGCAAAAGAACTTCAAATCGAAAGCAAAGTAATTTTTACAGGAAGAATCCCAAATACTAAACTTCCTAAATTATTGCAACAATCGAATATTTATATCAGCATGCCAATTACCGAAGGAGTTTCGGCGTCTCTATTCGAGGCAATGGCTTGTAATTGTTATCCTGTAGTCTCAGATATTCCGGGAAATCAAAGCTGGATCAAACATCGCGAAAACGGACAATTGATTGAAATTGATAATATCGAAATGCTGGCCGAAGAACTAATTTGGTCTTTTGAAAATACTGAATCCCGAAATAATGCTATTATTCAAAACAGAAAATTTGTAGAGGAAAATGCGAATTATGATACTAATATGAAGGTTATTGCGGATAAATATCATGAATTGCTGGATTCTCGAAAGTAA
- the hisC gene encoding histidinol-phosphate transaminase: MSNRRNWLKQIGLGAVGLGFCQFEAFANPSEEYLLPNFDKSPILLRSNENPYGPSPLARIAMTKSINNSNRYAWNIYPELITAIAKKNNVLDNNILLGAGSTEILDLVLQYSSLNKGNFIIAENTFDYWTSPSEKLGIKKIAVPLTKDKKHDLTAMLQAIDSDTKMIYICNPNNPTGTICDREKLVSFVKEATKKAIVFVDEAYIDFTKEQSLSDLVIDNKNLIITKTFSKMYGLAGARVGYAIANAATIDSLNILKSSPGLSISKVSTVAAIASLNDEKFIQEVYAKNEEAKKYTIDQLTQLNLTCIPSYSNFIYFSLENYKKDFFKQLELNNIIGTKIYEENGKWSRITIGTMKEMQQFIEAIK, from the coding sequence ATGAGTAATAGAAGAAACTGGTTAAAACAAATAGGTTTAGGTGCGGTAGGATTAGGTTTTTGCCAATTTGAAGCATTTGCAAATCCATCCGAAGAATATCTTTTACCAAATTTCGATAAATCTCCCATCTTATTACGATCAAACGAAAATCCTTATGGCCCTTCTCCCTTAGCCAGAATTGCTATGACCAAAAGTATCAATAACAGCAATCGATACGCCTGGAATATTTATCCTGAATTAATTACCGCTATTGCAAAAAAGAACAATGTCTTAGATAATAACATTCTGCTTGGTGCCGGCTCAACAGAAATTTTAGATTTAGTTCTTCAATACAGTTCTTTAAATAAAGGTAATTTTATAATCGCCGAAAATACATTTGACTACTGGACATCTCCATCTGAAAAATTAGGAATAAAAAAAATCGCTGTTCCGTTAACTAAAGACAAAAAACATGATTTAACAGCCATGTTACAAGCAATTGATTCAGATACAAAAATGATCTATATCTGCAATCCTAACAATCCGACAGGAACAATATGTGATAGAGAAAAATTAGTATCTTTTGTAAAAGAGGCTACCAAAAAAGCGATTGTCTTTGTCGATGAAGCCTATATCGATTTTACAAAAGAACAATCATTAAGTGATCTGGTTATTGACAACAAAAATTTAATTATAACCAAAACTTTCTCAAAAATGTATGGTTTAGCTGGTGCAAGAGTAGGTTATGCTATTGCAAATGCTGCGACAATTGATTCACTCAATATTTTAAAATCATCTCCTGGCTTATCAATTAGTAAGGTATCTACAGTCGCCGCAATCGCTTCATTAAATGATGAAAAATTCATTCAGGAAGTATATGCAAAAAATGAAGAGGCTAAGAAATATACCATTGACCAACTTACACAACTCAACTTAACATGTATTCCTTCCTATTCTAACTTTATTTATTTCTCGCTGGAGAATTATAAAAAGGATTTCTTTAAACAATTAGAACTCAATAATATTATAGGAACCAAAATCTATGAAGAAAATGGAAAATGGAGCAGAATTACTATTGGAACAATGAAAGAAATGCAGCAATTTATTGAAGCTATAAAATAA
- the murB gene encoding UDP-N-acetylmuramate dehydrogenase, translating into MEIQSNFSLKNHNTFGIEAKAKQFVAVHSVDELKTILEENKNAKKFVLGGGSNMLLTKDIEALVIHIDLKGKKIIKEDDDFVWVESQAGETWHDFVLYTIDNNFGGLENMSLIPGNVGTTPVQNIGAYGTEIKDTFVSCEAMNIETQEIKTFTNTECNFGYRESIFKNEVKDQYIITSVIYKLTKRNHKINTSYGDITAELAKNNVTTPTLKDVSNAVIAIRQSKLPDPKELGNSGSFFKNPILLKSDFEKIHQKFPEMKYYEVSETEVKVPAGWLIEQAGFKGKRFGDAGVHKNQALVLVNYGNATGQEILAVSREVQKTVFEKFGIHIEAEVNVI; encoded by the coding sequence ATGGAAATTCAATCCAATTTTTCTTTAAAAAACCACAATACTTTTGGTATCGAAGCCAAAGCCAAACAATTTGTTGCCGTTCATTCAGTTGATGAATTGAAAACCATTTTAGAAGAAAACAAAAACGCGAAAAAATTTGTTTTAGGAGGCGGAAGCAATATGCTTTTAACTAAAGATATTGAGGCTTTGGTCATTCATATTGATTTAAAAGGTAAAAAAATCATTAAGGAAGATGACGATTTTGTTTGGGTCGAAAGTCAGGCTGGCGAAACCTGGCACGATTTCGTTCTTTATACCATAGATAACAATTTTGGAGGTTTAGAAAATATGTCTCTGATTCCCGGAAATGTTGGCACAACTCCTGTTCAGAATATTGGCGCTTACGGAACCGAAATAAAAGACACTTTTGTTTCTTGCGAAGCCATGAATATTGAAACTCAGGAAATAAAAACTTTCACCAATACCGAATGTAATTTTGGCTACAGAGAAAGCATTTTTAAAAATGAAGTTAAAGATCAATACATTATTACTTCGGTAATTTATAAACTCACAAAACGCAATCACAAAATCAATACTTCGTACGGAGACATTACTGCTGAATTGGCTAAAAACAATGTGACAACTCCAACTTTAAAAGACGTTAGTAATGCTGTAATTGCCATCAGACAAAGCAAATTACCGGATCCTAAAGAATTAGGAAATAGCGGAAGTTTCTTTAAAAATCCGATTTTATTAAAATCTGATTTCGAAAAAATCCATCAAAAATTTCCTGAAATGAAATATTATGAAGTTTCAGAAACTGAGGTAAAAGTTCCGGCAGGGTGGTTAATAGAACAAGCAGGTTTTAAAGGAAAACGTTTTGGTGATGCCGGAGTTCACAAAAATCAGGCTTTGGTTTTGGTAAATTATGGAAACGCAACCGGACAGGAAATTTTAGCCGTTTCGAGAGAGGTTCAAAAAACTGTTTTCGAAAAGTTTGGAATTCATATTGAAGCGGAAGTTAATGTGATTTAA
- a CDS encoding GNAT family N-acetyltransferase — protein sequence MIQSISIKIANPDDEKVLAITEELSENLYLRFGSDGKNSFQDWENENSKFVFVIAEINNEIVGCGAIRPIDKNIGEVKRMYSKYPGKKIGQTILVFLENEAVNLGYTNLVLETRLKNESAVQFYQKQGYKVIPNYGKYTDRPEAICLGKSLNQNS from the coding sequence ATGATACAAAGTATTTCTATAAAAATAGCAAATCCGGACGACGAAAAAGTTTTGGCAATTACAGAAGAATTATCAGAAAATCTTTACCTTCGTTTTGGAAGTGATGGAAAAAATTCTTTTCAGGATTGGGAAAACGAAAATTCAAAATTTGTATTTGTCATAGCCGAAATTAACAATGAAATTGTGGGTTGTGGCGCTATTAGGCCAATTGACAAAAATATTGGAGAAGTAAAACGAATGTATTCGAAATACCCGGGAAAGAAAATTGGACAAACGATTTTAGTTTTTTTAGAAAACGAAGCTGTAAATCTTGGTTATACCAATTTGGTTTTAGAAACACGATTAAAAAATGAAAGTGCTGTTCAGTTTTATCAAAAACAAGGATACAAAGTAATTCCGAATTACGGAAAATATACAGATCGACCGGAAGCCATTTGCCTGGGAAAATCTCTAAATCAAAATTCATAA
- a CDS encoding FMN-binding negative transcriptional regulator, whose translation MYTPKIYKEEDPESIRTFLKENSFGILINQTKGKLCATHIPIELEVTADGKEILQGHISKLNPQAEGFAENDQVLAVFTGPHSYISSSWYDHENVPTWNYIAVHVYGRIKIVDEATTIEQLKKLVDKYEAGSENPVHVEDLSSKTMREARGIFGFEIEIDEIQATKKLSQNRDDHNYKNIITELEKTENPQAIAVAKEMSKCRK comes from the coding sequence ATGTATACTCCTAAAATATACAAAGAAGAAGATCCGGAATCGATTAGAACTTTTTTGAAAGAAAATAGTTTTGGCATCCTGATCAATCAAACTAAGGGAAAATTATGCGCAACGCATATCCCGATAGAACTTGAAGTTACAGCCGATGGAAAAGAAATTTTACAAGGACATATTTCAAAATTAAATCCGCAAGCAGAAGGTTTTGCCGAGAACGACCAGGTTTTGGCTGTTTTTACAGGACCGCATAGTTACATTTCGTCTTCCTGGTACGATCACGAAAATGTACCTACCTGGAATTATATAGCCGTACATGTTTATGGCCGAATTAAAATTGTAGACGAAGCAACCACAATAGAGCAGCTTAAAAAATTGGTTGATAAATATGAAGCGGGTTCTGAGAATCCGGTTCATGTTGAGGATTTATCATCAAAAACAATGCGCGAAGCGAGAGGAATATTTGGTTTTGAAATTGAAATTGATGAAATTCAGGCCACCAAAAAACTGTCTCAAAACCGCGACGACCACAATTATAAAAACATTATTACGGAATTAGAAAAAACTGAAAACCCTCAGGCTATTGCTGTTGCAAAAGAAATGTCAAAATGCCGAAAGTAA
- a CDS encoding glycosyltransferase encodes MLITLFYFFIAIVVIQVFYYLGIFGKFAFAKPQDITSKKLPVSVIVCAKNEEENVKKFIPLLAEQDYPDFEIVLIDDASSDETLEVFEQFEQQYPNIRLVKVQNNEAFWGNKKYALTLGIKASKKEYLLFTDADCYPTSKNWITAMTSQFTMNKTIVLGYGGYEKVERSLLNKIIRFETVLTAVQYFSWAKLGLPYMGVGRNLAYKKEEFFNVNGFIEHIQIRSGDDDLFINQAANKNNTTISYTPESFTYSKPKETYREWFTQKRRHISTAEHYKFFDKMQLALFFISQLFFFILVIVLLAFQFQWIAVLAILATRYTVAWTVIGFSAGKLKENDIKVWFPIVEIMLIFTQINIFITNIFSKPVYWK; translated from the coding sequence ATGCTTATAACTTTATTTTACTTCTTTATTGCTATTGTTGTTATCCAGGTTTTCTATTACTTAGGGATTTTTGGAAAGTTTGCTTTTGCCAAACCACAAGATATTACATCAAAAAAATTACCTGTTTCGGTAATTGTATGTGCTAAAAATGAAGAAGAAAACGTTAAAAAGTTTATTCCGCTATTGGCAGAACAAGATTATCCTGATTTCGAAATTGTTTTAATAGACGATGCTTCAAGCGACGAAACCTTGGAAGTTTTTGAGCAATTTGAACAACAATATCCTAATATTCGTTTAGTAAAAGTGCAAAATAACGAAGCTTTTTGGGGTAATAAAAAATATGCTTTAACCTTAGGAATCAAAGCATCTAAAAAAGAATACTTATTATTTACTGATGCAGATTGCTATCCAACTTCGAAAAACTGGATTACGGCAATGACTTCTCAATTTACCATGAATAAAACGATTGTTTTAGGCTACGGAGGTTATGAGAAAGTTGAGCGTTCTTTATTGAATAAAATCATTCGTTTTGAAACTGTTTTAACAGCGGTACAATATTTTTCATGGGCAAAATTAGGACTTCCATATATGGGAGTTGGTCGTAATTTAGCTTACAAAAAAGAAGAGTTTTTTAATGTAAATGGTTTTATAGAGCACATTCAGATTCGTTCTGGCGACGATGACTTGTTTATCAATCAGGCAGCAAACAAAAACAATACAACTATATCTTACACTCCGGAAAGTTTCACCTACTCAAAACCAAAAGAAACTTACAGAGAGTGGTTTACTCAAAAAAGAAGACACATTTCTACTGCCGAGCATTATAAGTTTTTCGACAAAATGCAGTTGGCTCTGTTTTTTATATCACAATTATTCTTCTTTATCTTAGTTATAGTATTATTAGCTTTCCAATTTCAATGGATTGCAGTACTGGCTATTTTAGCAACACGTTATACCGTGGCATGGACTGTAATTGGGTTTTCTGCCGGAAAATTAAAAGAAAATGATATTAAAGTTTGGTTTCCTATCGTAGAAATCATGCTTATATTCACACAAATTAATATCTTTATAACTAATATCTTTTCAAAACCTGTATATTGGAAATAA
- a CDS encoding RNA polymerase sigma factor, giving the protein MEINSKIEKAKKGDQIAFTFLLDYFWNEVYGFMLKRTENETTAEDITIETFSKAFDKIGSYNPEFQFNTWLIAIAKNVYIDLLRKKKTNLFIEITDNEDQQAYNIADPTPSAEDALIKEQNLSRLLQCIKELKPHYQEVIQLRYFQEMTYQEIALKIDEPLSNVKVKLLRAKKLLAEIIERNR; this is encoded by the coding sequence TTGGAAATAAATTCTAAAATAGAAAAAGCAAAAAAGGGCGATCAAATCGCCTTTACTTTTTTATTAGATTATTTCTGGAACGAAGTGTACGGCTTTATGCTAAAGCGTACTGAAAACGAAACTACTGCCGAAGATATTACGATTGAAACCTTCTCTAAAGCATTTGACAAAATAGGTTCTTACAACCCTGAATTTCAATTCAACACCTGGTTAATTGCTATTGCAAAAAATGTATATATTGATTTATTGCGTAAAAAGAAAACCAATCTTTTTATAGAAATCACTGACAACGAAGACCAACAGGCTTACAATATTGCCGACCCTACTCCATCAGCCGAAGATGCTTTAATTAAAGAGCAAAATCTTTCCCGCCTGCTACAATGCATCAAAGAACTGAAACCACATTATCAGGAAGTAATCCAGCTGCGTTATTTTCAGGAAATGACTTATCAGGAAATCGCACTTAAAATCGATGAGCCTCTGAGCAATGTAAAAGTAAAATTACTTCGTGCTAAAAAATTATTGGCAGAAATTATCGAACGTAATAGATAA
- a CDS encoding energy transducer TonB — protein sequence MSKSSIYETSWTNLVFENKNKEYGAYQLRQENSKTTISALFMGLLLLAALGSVSVLINHFKTPSPIEEGPIIYEPLTPVNLAPIPVQPTPPAPPVQQQAAAASETDLSQLSHPVLVPTEQAVDKIATNDQNPSAVPNTGDGSGTIANPIPGNPGGDTEVVSVAPITNEPVLPALLDKMPEFPGGMAKFYTYVGNNFNRPELDADRTLKVYVSFVIERDGSITDIMVKNDPGYGLGKEAIRVLKSLKTKWIPGVLNGKAVRTAYNLPITIKTEAQ from the coding sequence ATGTCTAAATCAAGTATCTACGAAACAAGCTGGACCAATCTTGTTTTCGAAAACAAAAACAAAGAGTACGGCGCGTATCAATTACGTCAGGAGAATTCAAAAACTACCATCTCAGCTCTATTTATGGGTTTGCTATTATTAGCGGCTTTGGGAAGTGTATCAGTGTTAATTAACCACTTTAAAACTCCATCTCCTATAGAGGAAGGACCAATTATTTACGAACCGCTGACACCGGTAAATTTAGCTCCAATTCCTGTTCAGCCAACGCCGCCGGCACCGCCAGTTCAACAACAGGCAGCAGCAGCTTCGGAAACAGATTTGAGTCAATTATCACATCCGGTTTTAGTACCAACTGAACAGGCTGTAGACAAGATTGCTACAAACGATCAAAATCCTTCTGCAGTACCTAATACAGGAGACGGATCAGGAACTATCGCGAATCCAATACCTGGAAATCCTGGTGGAGATACAGAAGTTGTATCAGTAGCACCAATAACCAACGAACCTGTACTTCCTGCGCTTTTAGACAAAATGCCGGAATTTCCAGGAGGAATGGCCAAGTTTTATACTTATGTAGGTAACAATTTCAACAGACCGGAACTGGATGCTGACAGAACTTTAAAAGTGTATGTTTCATTCGTAATCGAAAGAGACGGTTCTATTACCGATATCATGGTGAAAAACGATCCTGGTTACGGACTTGGAAAAGAAGCAATCAGAGTACTAAAATCATTAAAAACAAAATGGATTCCCGGAGTATTAAACGGGAAAGCAGTTCGAACTGCCTATAATCTTCCGATTACTATAAAAACGGAAGCTCAATAA
- a CDS encoding PH domain-containing protein: MGIFSAILGNAGSVSQEDLIKKYGQLLTDNEEIEMGFKLIRDTFIFTNKRLILVDVQGITGSKTEYKSIAYKSITRFSVETAGTFDLDAELKIWVSSELNPSIVKQFNKSVNVYDVQKVLAFHVLG; encoded by the coding sequence ATGGGAATATTTTCAGCTATCCTTGGCAACGCAGGTTCAGTAAGTCAGGAAGATTTAATTAAAAAATACGGACAACTTTTGACTGATAACGAAGAAATCGAAATGGGTTTTAAACTTATTCGTGATACTTTTATCTTTACCAACAAAAGATTAATCCTGGTTGACGTACAAGGAATTACAGGCAGCAAAACAGAATACAAATCTATCGCCTACAAAAGCATCACTCGTTTTAGCGTTGAAACAGCAGGAACTTTTGACCTTGATGCCGAATTGAAAATTTGGGTTTCAAGCGAGCTAAACCCAAGTATTGTAAAGCAATTTAATAAATCTGTAAATGTGTACGATGTACAAAAAGTACTGGCTTTTCACGTTTTAGGTTAA
- a CDS encoding M48 family metalloprotease, with protein sequence MKKKFIVLGVLFAAFGFTKMNAQINFGDKAIGAVQKGVTGFTFSNADAAALSKAAVDKMDTENEVASATDPYTLRLNRVFGKYTAGDGYTLNYKVYKLKEVNAFATADGSVRVYSGLMDIMDDNELLAVIGHEIGHVANNDSRDAIKAAYRKEALLEGAASQSATIASVTDSQLGKIGSAIIDSKFSRKQEAEADLFSYNFLKKNGYNVNAEESAFRILAKMSEGSQASFIDQMMSSHPDSQQRAEDAKKRAEKDGLYKPYVQQKIVNTAPVATKTTTKKATTTKKTTTKKK encoded by the coding sequence ATGAAAAAGAAATTTATTGTATTGGGAGTTTTGTTTGCCGCTTTTGGTTTTACTAAAATGAATGCACAGATTAATTTTGGTGATAAAGCCATTGGAGCGGTTCAAAAAGGAGTTACGGGTTTTACTTTTAGTAATGCCGATGCTGCTGCACTTTCTAAAGCTGCAGTAGATAAAATGGATACTGAAAATGAAGTTGCAAGTGCAACTGATCCTTACACTTTAAGATTGAACAGGGTATTTGGAAAATATACTGCCGGCGACGGATACACTTTAAATTATAAAGTGTATAAATTAAAAGAGGTTAATGCTTTTGCAACCGCAGACGGAAGTGTTCGTGTATATTCTGGTTTAATGGATATTATGGATGATAATGAACTTCTTGCTGTAATTGGTCATGAAATTGGTCACGTTGCCAATAATGATTCAAGAGATGCGATAAAAGCGGCTTACAGAAAAGAAGCTTTGTTAGAAGGTGCGGCTTCACAATCTGCGACCATCGCAAGTGTTACAGATAGTCAGCTGGGTAAAATAGGAAGTGCCATAATCGACAGTAAATTTAGCCGTAAACAAGAAGCTGAAGCTGATTTGTTCTCCTATAATTTCCTGAAAAAGAATGGTTATAACGTAAATGCCGAAGAATCTGCTTTTAGAATTCTGGCTAAGATGAGTGAAGGATCGCAAGCGTCATTTATTGATCAGATGATGAGTTCACATCCGGATTCACAACAAAGAGCCGAAGATGCTAAAAAAAGAGCCGAAAAAGACGGTTTGTACAAACCTTATGTGCAACAAAAAATTGTAAATACTGCACCTGTAGCTACGAAAACGACAACCAAAAAAGCTACAACTACGAAAAAAACAACTACTAAAAAGAAATAA